In Labilibaculum sp. DW002, one DNA window encodes the following:
- a CDS encoding SusC/RagA family TonB-linked outer membrane protein, protein MNKIYLIALLVCLQFQVFAQELTVTGKVVEAGDKLGMPGVTVLEKGTSNGVTTDIDGKYTLKVSKADAILLFSFIGYETQFVSLKGKVTVNIKLKSADQKLGEVVVLGYGSVKSREAVVGSVEQVKSADLLKHSNAQSVDQMLEGQVAGVQIESDSGDPTSPVKVRIRGNNSLPDLGSSNFTASSEPLYILDGVPLIDALNPNVNTGTETVINPLALINPEDIASISILKDASAAAIYGANAANGVIIITTKKGTVGKTRVTFSQKTIYSTPINKIEYLNGEQYVELSEEFYRNSGYSEESIPDEVGRTDVYTNWRDLTLQNGMSNLSNLTISGGSEKSTFRLSLGYKDNETTTKGNDFESINSRLSLDTKLASGISLIYRGGLTSFKADKYSAFATYAYKPNIPVYDENGDYTQMETYANPLADLAQNENNSKKFYSNNSLTLKAKVSKNFSVRSMFGLDYTSTKKFTFYSKENGRGRKNNGYLRESRSENMNWIANSQLEYNGSYKQNTISASAGIQLKHDQTNSTTVTEKNMISEKIRVPGQSDTEDSTVKGSESESASRSYYGRLNYNFAKKYFMAISFRSDASSYFGGDQQVENFASIGGSWIISKENFWIENDIVNFVKLKASYGKLGNAKVGSYSARGLYGYNTSSNYNGKLVATPYTAPNEDLGWQTSFKFNTGLTIKFLKRFGLDVEYYNNKTKDGIMNLSVVPETGWNRIAVNTADLTNYGLEFTVKANDINLGEVRWRANFNIGFNKSRLDKLNIYSDRLVSGTAGLIVGKSTALIMGAKYAGVNPENGNPQWYKLDGTLTENTSDISGNDRKFVIGKSDPDFTGGFSNSFSYKGFNLSCMLSFEYGADKMMPYPAREMENGRSLYNFNKSVNLIDRWQKPGDITNIPRLDQSISYNAYSDRFLFDQTNLSLRSISLKYNLPKHICESIRLANASLGVNVTNVYTWYKEGGESGRNGLAEYRYPFPQSRMYGFQLNLGI, encoded by the coding sequence ATGAATAAAATTTATCTAATAGCACTTTTAGTTTGCCTTCAATTTCAGGTTTTTGCTCAGGAATTGACGGTAACTGGAAAAGTAGTAGAGGCAGGAGACAAACTCGGTATGCCTGGAGTTACAGTGCTTGAGAAAGGAACATCGAATGGAGTAACCACAGACATCGATGGAAAGTACACATTAAAAGTAAGTAAAGCGGATGCAATATTGTTGTTTTCTTTTATTGGATACGAAACGCAGTTTGTATCCTTAAAGGGAAAAGTTACAGTTAATATAAAACTAAAATCAGCAGATCAGAAATTAGGAGAAGTTGTTGTTCTGGGTTACGGAAGTGTGAAAAGTAGAGAGGCTGTTGTAGGTTCTGTAGAACAAGTAAAGTCTGCAGATTTGTTGAAGCACTCTAATGCGCAAAGTGTCGATCAAATGTTAGAGGGACAGGTTGCGGGAGTGCAAATTGAATCTGATTCTGGAGACCCAACTAGTCCTGTTAAAGTTCGTATTCGTGGTAACAATTCCTTGCCAGATTTAGGGTCGTCTAATTTTACAGCATCTAGTGAACCCTTGTATATTTTAGATGGAGTGCCCTTAATTGATGCTTTAAATCCGAATGTGAATACAGGAACAGAAACTGTAATTAATCCTTTGGCCCTAATCAACCCTGAAGATATTGCTTCTATTTCGATATTAAAAGATGCATCGGCAGCAGCAATTTATGGTGCCAATGCGGCAAATGGTGTAATTATTATTACCACCAAAAAAGGAACTGTAGGGAAAACAAGAGTAACTTTTTCGCAGAAAACAATATACAGCACACCAATCAATAAAATTGAGTATTTGAATGGAGAGCAGTATGTTGAATTATCAGAAGAGTTTTATCGCAATTCTGGTTATTCAGAAGAAAGTATCCCAGATGAAGTTGGCCGTACAGATGTATATACCAATTGGAGAGATTTAACCCTGCAAAATGGCATGTCAAATCTTTCTAATTTGACCATATCAGGTGGATCAGAAAAATCTACTTTCCGTTTATCATTAGGATATAAGGATAACGAAACAACTACCAAGGGGAATGATTTTGAATCGATAAATTCTCGTTTGAGTTTAGATACTAAATTGGCTTCAGGAATTAGTTTGATTTATAGGGGAGGTTTAACCTCATTTAAGGCAGATAAATATTCCGCTTTTGCAACTTACGCTTACAAGCCGAACATTCCTGTGTATGATGAAAATGGAGATTATACACAAATGGAAACTTATGCAAACCCATTGGCCGATTTAGCACAAAATGAGAATAATTCGAAGAAATTTTATTCAAATAATAGTTTGACATTAAAGGCCAAAGTTTCTAAAAACTTTAGTGTTCGCTCTATGTTTGGTTTGGATTATACGAGCACCAAAAAATTCACCTTTTATTCAAAAGAAAATGGACGAGGTCGAAAAAATAATGGTTACTTGAGAGAATCTAGAAGTGAAAATATGAATTGGATTGCTAATTCACAATTGGAATATAATGGTTCTTATAAGCAAAATACGATTAGTGCATCAGCTGGAATTCAGTTAAAGCATGATCAAACCAATAGCACTACTGTTACCGAAAAGAATATGATTTCGGAGAAAATTAGGGTTCCAGGGCAGTCTGACACTGAGGATAGTACTGTAAAGGGATCTGAAAGTGAGAGTGCGAGTAGATCATATTATGGGAGATTGAATTACAATTTTGCAAAAAAGTATTTTATGGCTATCAGTTTTCGTTCTGATGCATCATCTTATTTTGGAGGCGATCAACAAGTTGAAAATTTTGCATCAATTGGTGGGTCATGGATTATCTCAAAAGAAAATTTCTGGATTGAAAATGACATTGTCAATTTTGTGAAATTGAAAGCTTCTTACGGCAAGTTGGGGAATGCTAAAGTAGGTTCGTATTCAGCAAGAGGTTTATACGGTTACAATACATCTTCAAATTACAACGGCAAATTGGTTGCAACACCTTATACTGCTCCAAATGAAGATTTAGGTTGGCAAACATCATTTAAATTCAATACTGGTTTAACGATTAAATTCTTAAAGAGATTCGGTTTAGATGTTGAATATTACAACAACAAAACCAAGGATGGGATCATGAATTTAAGTGTGGTACCAGAAACAGGATGGAATAGAATTGCTGTTAATACAGCAGATTTAACCAATTATGGATTAGAGTTCACAGTAAAAGCCAATGACATTAATCTGGGAGAAGTAAGATGGAGGGCTAATTTTAACATTGGTTTTAACAAGAGTCGATTGGATAAATTGAATATCTATTCTGATCGATTAGTTTCCGGTACGGCAGGATTGATTGTTGGAAAATCGACAGCCTTGATTATGGGTGCTAAATATGCAGGTGTGAATCCTGAGAATGGAAATCCACAGTGGTATAAATTAGACGGAACATTAACCGAAAATACATCTGATATTTCAGGTAACGATAGAAAATTTGTAATTGGAAAAAGTGATCCTGATTTTACAGGAGGTTTTTCAAATAGTTTTTCATATAAAGGATTTAATTTGTCTTGCATGCTTTCTTTTGAGTATGGAGCAGATAAAATGATGCCTTATCCTGCCAGAGAGATGGAAAATGGAAGAAGTTTATATAATTTTAACAAGAGTGTGAATTTGATCGATCGGTGGCAAAAACCAGGTGATATTACCAATATTCCAAGGTTGGATCAAAGTATTTCGTATAATGCATACAGTGATCGATTTTTATTTGATCAAACCAATCTTTCTCTTCGTTCAATTTCCTTAAAATACAATTTGCCAAAACACATTTGTGAGTCAATTCGACTTGCTAATGCATCCTTAGGTGTGAATGTGACCAATGTTTATACTTGGTATAAAGAAGGTGGAGAATCTGGAAGAAATGGATTGGCAGAATACCGCTATCCATTTCCGCAATCACGTATGTACGGATTTCAATTAAACTTAGGAATTTAA